Proteins encoded together in one Salvelinus fontinalis isolate EN_2023a chromosome 6, ASM2944872v1, whole genome shotgun sequence window:
- the LOC129858391 gene encoding thymosin beta encodes MSDKPDLTEITCFDKTKLKKTETKEKNPLPTKETIEQERKGDATP; translated from the exons ATGTCTGACAAACCTGACCTGACAGAGATCACCTGCTTCGACAAGACCAAACTGAAGAAGACTGAGACGAAAGAAAAGAACCCCCTGCCAACCAAAGAGA CCATTGAACAGGAAAGGAAAGGGGACGCAACGCCTTGA